The genomic DNA CACGAATGCCGCGCGCAGCCGGTTGGCCTGCGGTGGAAGGGCCGGGTCTCCCTCCGGCGCAGGCAGCGCGAAGACCAGCACGATGAGCGGATTGCAGAACAGCCCGAGCGCGCCCCAGTACGGACCGCGCCCCGCGCGGACGGCCACTTCCACGCACGTCCAGCACCACAGGAAGAGCAGGGCGAAGACGCACGGGAGCTCGACGATAGGCATTCGCGGGAGGATGGTGCCGACGAGCGCGCGGGCCAACCCTTGACGACCCCGGTGACGGCTGTTAGGAACCCGTCGCCTCGAGAAGGGGTCGTTAGCTCAGTCGGTAGAGCAGCGGACTTTTAATCCGACGGTCGCGGGTTCAACCCCCGCACGACCCACCGGTTTTCCCTCCTCTGGGGCAGAAAACCTCAGTCCCCATCGTCTAGTGGCCCAGGACACTGGCTTTTCACGCCTGTAACGCGGGTTCAAACCCCGCTGGGGACACCGAAGCCCTGCTCAGCTCACGCTGCGCAGGGTTTTCCTTTTCGGGGGTCACAGCACCTGCAGGCGGCGCCGGAGCGTGCTGGTGGCGTGCAGGCCACCGTCCTCCGGGCGCGCCATGGCGGCGGTCTCGAGCGAAATGCCGGCCAGGGTGGGCGCGTCGCGCGGAGGGATGTCCTCCACGCGGATCTCGAAGCGGCCGTGGTCGAAGGGCTTCCCCGTGGCGGCTTCCACGCGCACCAGGCGCTCGTGCTTGCCCTCGGCCTCGAAGGTGAGCGCGCGGTGGATGCACAGCGGGTTGTCGCCGGGCTGGCCCAGCCACGCGTGCGCCGTGTAGCTGCAGCCGCCGCGGCAGGGCTCGGCGTAGTAGCAGGTGCGGCAGAAGCCCGAGAGGGCCTCGACGCCTCGGTCGGCCAGGCGCCGCAGGGGCTCGCGCGTGAGGATCTCGCGCAGCGGCGTGACGCGCAGGTCGCCGCCCGCATAGGCGTCCGTGGGGAGTGACGGGCAGCCCTTGAGCGTGCCGTCGGCCTCGATGCCCAGCGTGTACTCGCCGGCGCCGCAGCGCGTGAAGTGGGCGCCCTCGGCGCCGCGCGAGCGGATCCACTCTTCGTACGGGCCGAAGTAGCCCACGTTGTTGCCCGGCCGCAGGCGCACACCACGCGGCTCGAGCACGGTCTCCTGGATCCACGCGAGCAGCGGGAAGAGGTCCAGCAGGTCCAGCGGCTGCAACATGAGGTCCGCGCGGTCGGCGGCGTTGCCCAGCGGCACGGTGAGCTGCACGCGCCAGTCGGTGGCGCCCAGCTCCGCCACCAAGCGCGCGAGCGCGGGTAGCTCGGGCAGGGAGAGCCGGTTGACCTGCGTGTTGACCGAGAGGTGGATGCGAGAGGCCGCGACGCGGCGCGCGGCGGCCACCGCGGCGTCGAAGGCCCCACGGCGTCCGCGCTGCGCGTCGTGGGTCTGGCCGAGGCCATCGATGGAGATGCTCATGGCGCGGATGCCGGCGTCCTCCGCGGCGCTCACCACCTGGTCGTCGAGACCGAAGCCCCCCGTGGTGACGCCCACCACCATGCCGTGCGCAACGAGGGCGCGCGCGATCACCAGCCAGTCGGGCCGCAGGTAGGCCTCGCCGCCGATGAGCGTGACCTCGCGCACCTGCGCATCCGCCAGCTGCTGCACCACGTCGAGGGCCTGCTCGGCGCTGAGCTCGCCGCTGCGCGCGGCGCCAGCGCGGCTCCCGCAGTGCCGGCAGCTGAGGTCGCACGCGAGCGTGAGCTCCCACACCGCATAGACCGGGTGCGGCGCGGCGAGGTCGTCGTCCCGGAGGTGGCGCGTGGTGCTCGGCGGGCGGCGGCTCAGAAGTCGAGCCCGTAGGTGACCGCAGGAGCACGATCCGGCCCCATCGGCGTGTACTCGGCGTCCCCGGGAGCGCGCCGGCGCCGAGCCCGTGGCTGCGCCTCTTCGGCGGCGGCTGCGGCGGCCGCGGCAGCCTCTCTGGCCTGCGCTTCGGCGGCCGCTGCGGCTTCTGCGGCAGCGGCTTGGGCGGCGGCCTCTTCGATGGCGCGGGCGCGCACGAGCGCCTCTTCGGCAGCGCGCGCTTCGGCTTCGGCGGCGAGGCGCCGGCTCTCCTCCTGCTGTGCCGCCGCTTGCTGCTCGGCCTGCACGCGCGCCTGCTCCTCCGCGGCCGAAGGGCCACAGGCCCCCAGCCCCATGAGCGAAGCGGCCACCATCCCGCCGCGGATTCCGAAGCGCGGGGCCGCACCCGTGGTGCAGAACGGGCAGCGGCGGTCGCGCGGCGTGTTCCCCGCCACCACGTGTCGCCGGCAGCTGGGGCAGCGCGTGAGCCCATCGGCGGTCTTGGTCAACAGGGTGTCGTCGGGCCGCTTCATGCGCCGAGCGTAGGCCGGTGTGCCCTCGCGGTTCAAGGCCCCTCCCTCAGCGAGGCGCAGCGCCAGCCTGCCCGAGGTGCTGCTCGAGGAAGCGGTCGTGGTCCTTCCAACACGCGACCGCCGCGGGGCGCGAGCGGAGCGCATGGAACGCGTGCGGCTCGCCTTCATAGGTGCGCAGCTCGGCCGCCACGCTGCGCTGGTCGAGGGCCGCCTTCAGCCGCACGCTGTCGTCCAGCAAGAGGTCACCCGTGCCACAGAAGATGAAGAAGGGCGGCAGGGGCCGCGTGGGCGCATGC from Sandaracinaceae bacterium includes the following:
- a CDS encoding radical SAM protein: MSRRPPSTTRHLRDDDLAAPHPVYAVWELTLACDLSCRHCGSRAGAARSGELSAEQALDVVQQLADAQVREVTLIGGEAYLRPDWLVIARALVAHGMVVGVTTGGFGLDDQVVSAAEDAGIRAMSISIDGLGQTHDAQRGRRGAFDAAVAAARRVAASRIHLSVNTQVNRLSLPELPALARLVAELGATDWRVQLTVPLGNAADRADLMLQPLDLLDLFPLLAWIQETVLEPRGVRLRPGNNVGYFGPYEEWIRSRGAEGAHFTRCGAGEYTLGIEADGTLKGCPSLPTDAYAGGDLRVTPLREILTREPLRRLADRGVEALSGFCRTCYYAEPCRGGCSYTAHAWLGQPGDNPLCIHRALTFEAEGKHERLVRVEAATGKPFDHGRFEIRVEDIPPRDAPTLAGISLETAAMARPEDGGLHATSTLRRRLQVL